In the Leptospira sp. WS4.C2 genome, one interval contains:
- a CDS encoding acetyl-CoA C-acetyltransferase, with product MEQVYILGGLRTAFGSFGGTLKDMSAVDLGVEVSKAALQKTGVDPSLIEESIFGNVIPTGKDGIYLARHIGLKSGVPIASPALTLNRLCGSGMEAVIQAAKKIMLGEAHTVLAGGVESMSNAPYVVRNARFGVRYGNSEFEDSLATGLTDIYVELPMGMTAENLSDQYKISREEQDLWAATSQERAEEATNKGILKDEIHAITISGKTPIVFDKDEFIKGKAGATKLANLKPAFKKDGTVTAGNASGINDGASALIVASASQAKKLGKEPLAIVKSWGHAGCDPAKMGIGPAVAIPAALQKAGLSLKDIGLFEINEAFAAQYLAVQKELGLDPKITNVNGGAVAIGHPLGASGNRVTLTLALEMQRRGVKYGVASLCIGGGQGIAIVLENPKV from the coding sequence ATGGAACAAGTTTATATATTGGGCGGACTCAGAACCGCATTCGGTAGTTTTGGCGGAACTCTTAAAGATATGAGTGCCGTAGACCTTGGAGTAGAAGTCTCCAAAGCAGCACTTCAGAAAACCGGTGTGGATCCTTCTCTCATTGAAGAAAGTATTTTCGGGAACGTAATCCCAACGGGTAAAGACGGAATCTATTTAGCACGACATATTGGTTTGAAATCAGGAGTCCCGATAGCAAGCCCCGCACTCACACTCAACAGGTTATGTGGTTCAGGAATGGAAGCAGTCATCCAAGCCGCAAAAAAAATTATGTTGGGGGAAGCACATACAGTTCTTGCTGGTGGTGTAGAATCGATGAGTAACGCGCCTTATGTGGTAAGAAACGCAAGATTTGGCGTTCGTTATGGAAATTCTGAATTTGAAGATTCTTTGGCAACAGGTTTAACTGACATTTATGTAGAACTTCCGATGGGAATGACGGCTGAAAACTTAAGTGACCAATATAAAATTTCCAGAGAAGAACAAGACCTTTGGGCAGCTACTTCACAAGAAAGAGCCGAAGAAGCAACAAACAAGGGAATCTTAAAAGATGAAATTCATGCCATTACGATTAGCGGAAAAACTCCCATCGTATTTGATAAAGATGAATTCATTAAAGGAAAAGCTGGTGCAACGAAGTTAGCTAACTTAAAACCTGCTTTCAAAAAAGACGGAACTGTCACTGCGGGAAATGCATCAGGAATTAATGATGGTGCTTCTGCATTGATTGTGGCTTCTGCATCCCAAGCAAAAAAATTAGGCAAAGAACCTTTGGCCATTGTAAAATCATGGGGACATGCTGGTTGTGATCCTGCGAAGATGGGAATCGGTCCTGCTGTCGCTATTCCTGCTGCTTTACAAAAAGCCGGACTTAGTTTGAAGGACATTGGTCTTTTTGAAATCAATGAAGCATTTGCGGCACAATACTTAGCAGTACAAAAAGAACTAGGCCTTGATCCAAAAATTACGAACGTCAATGGTGGTGCTGTTGCGATTGGACATCCACTCGGAGCCTCTGGAAACCGAGTGACTTTGACTCTTGCTTTAGAAATGCAAAGACGAGGAGTGAAATACGGAGTGGCTTCCCTTTGTATCGGTGGTGGTCAAGGGATTGCCATCGTTTTAGAAAATCCGAAAGTATAA